In Candidatus Zixiibacteriota bacterium, a single genomic region encodes these proteins:
- a CDS encoding AAA family ATPase yields MNWTEKYRPQTFDEVVGQDEIVKTIRGMLDHDGDIPNIRMIGEPGTGKTTVAYLIGEALLKEFFSMNFIEFNASNDRGVETIRDVIKSSKHQPLFSSVKVIFLDESDGLTPAAQNMLRKPLENRKAMRYILSANDDMFIKAIRSRCVVFEFKPVPIAAIQERLEYIADKENLNLNGEIEEIARKCGGDMRMAINELQRYAHSGSSDVAALLESVRNMDTEAV; encoded by the coding sequence ATGAACTGGACGGAAAAGTACAGACCGCAGACATTTGATGAAGTCGTCGGACAAGATGAGATCGTGAAGACGATCCGGGGAATGCTGGATCATGATGGTGATATACCGAACATCAGAATGATTGGAGAACCCGGAACCGGGAAGACGACGGTAGCATACCTGATCGGTGAAGCACTCCTTAAAGAATTCTTTTCAATGAACTTCATCGAATTTAATGCATCGAATGACAGAGGCGTTGAAACGATACGTGATGTGATCAAGTCTTCAAAGCACCAACCACTTTTCTCATCGGTCAAAGTGATTTTCCTCGATGAGAGTGATGGTCTGACACCGGCAGCACAAAACATGCTACGTAAACCACTGGAAAACCGGAAGGCGATGCGATACATACTCTCGGCAAATGACGATATGTTCATCAAAGCCATCCGGTCGCGGTGCGTGGTCTTCGAGTTCAAGCCTGTCCCTATAGCGGCGATTCAAGAGCGACTCGAATACATTGCAGACAAAGAGAACCTCAACCTGAACGGTGAGATAGAGGAGATAGCAAGGAAATGCGGCGGCGATATGCGAATGGCGATAAACGAACTCCAGAGGTACGCACACAGCGGATCTAGCGATGTTGCAGCCCTACTGGAATCGGTCAGGAACATGGATACGGAGGCGGTTTGA
- a CDS encoding DNA cytosine methyltransferase, which produces MKVIDLFCGAGGFSEGFRQAGFEIILGVDNWGDAIETYAHNQKCDVLESDIKDVTYLPDCDIIIGSPPCQNFSSLNTKKNPCDGLKLIHEFERIVELNRPKYWVWENVEPVKRFYPHASILNSWDFGLAQRRKRAFITSFPFFIMGHLEGKWTPPYGYDGHLASNKGKAGWAHKCRSGTVRTKPIRNLETNEFLMMDEVKELMGFPIDYEFFGTVTSQRKQIGNAVCPPVARAIAEGLINEIQYDSDDSKTA; this is translated from the coding sequence ATGAAGGTTATTGACTTGTTCTGTGGCGCAGGCGGTTTCAGCGAAGGGTTCCGACAAGCTGGCTTCGAGATAATTCTTGGAGTCGATAATTGGGGTGATGCTATCGAAACATACGCCCACAATCAAAAGTGTGATGTACTGGAATCTGATATTAAAGATGTCACATATTTACCGGATTGTGATATTATAATTGGTAGTCCACCATGCCAGAATTTTAGCAGCCTCAATACTAAAAAGAATCCATGTGATGGCTTGAAATTGATTCATGAGTTTGAAAGAATCGTTGAACTCAATAGACCAAAGTATTGGGTATGGGAGAACGTGGAACCCGTCAAGAGATTTTATCCACATGCATCAATCTTAAATTCTTGGGATTTTGGATTGGCACAGAGGCGAAAGCGCGCATTTATAACAAGTTTTCCATTTTTTATAATGGGTCATCTTGAAGGAAAATGGACGCCGCCTTATGGATATGATGGACATCTTGCAAGTAATAAAGGAAAAGCAGGATGGGCTCATAAATGTCGATCTGGGACTGTCAGAACTAAACCGATTCGTAATCTCGAAACAAATGAGTTTTTAATGATGGATGAGGTAAAAGAACTGATGGGATTCCCAATTGATTACGAATTTTTCGGAACTGTAACAAGTCAACGAAAACAAATAGGTAATGCAGTGTGCCCGCCAGTAGCTAGAGCGATAGCAGAAGGATTAATTAATGAAATTCAATACGATTCAGATGACAGCAAAACCGCTTGA
- a CDS encoding ATP-binding protein: MAGEDMTDHNETLDWDDSLSMDMFDDEQEARFIELVTNEDMLDYWAARLNPKVVGMENEKRATMLCLASHGDKFGDRGRLHLLLYGDPGTAKTLITDWVVFKLGAIGASMRSSQVGLTADASGNEVTLGALPQANGGVICLDELEKFDQKSLQGLLEALEEGRIHIDVGKTHTVIDARVRCIACANDTKKLSRELMDRFDFKIEVHKPEMEFKKKIMRSRIKYWFKEKEGYDGISMRSYLAWIKGYEPEISEPVRDKWMKIMELYLDLTDSEGSIREEESNIRIATTIAKMYHRNALPEDMLRAIKVRHPDLNGGKMKMLEQITHEN; this comes from the coding sequence ATGGCAGGTGAAGACATGACTGATCACAACGAGACACTCGATTGGGACGATTCGCTGTCGATGGATATGTTTGATGATGAGCAAGAAGCGCGATTTATCGAACTGGTCACAAATGAGGACATGCTGGACTACTGGGCGGCACGCCTGAACCCGAAGGTCGTCGGGATGGAAAACGAGAAGAGAGCGACAATGCTGTGCCTCGCGTCACACGGCGACAAGTTTGGCGACAGGGGGCGGTTGCATCTTTTACTATATGGCGACCCAGGGACGGCAAAGACCCTAATCACAGATTGGGTGGTCTTTAAGCTGGGTGCGATAGGTGCGTCCATGCGGAGTTCACAGGTCGGACTTACGGCGGATGCATCCGGTAACGAAGTTACGCTGGGTGCGCTGCCGCAGGCAAACGGCGGGGTCATCTGTCTGGATGAACTCGAAAAATTCGATCAGAAGAGCTTGCAGGGCTTACTCGAAGCACTGGAAGAAGGTCGAATCCACATCGATGTGGGAAAGACGCACACGGTCATTGATGCACGAGTCAGATGCATTGCGTGTGCGAATGACACGAAGAAGCTGTCCAGAGAGCTAATGGATCGTTTTGATTTCAAGATCGAAGTGCATAAGCCAGAAATGGAGTTCAAGAAGAAGATCATGCGGTCGAGGATCAAATATTGGTTCAAAGAGAAAGAAGGATACGACGGCATCAGCATGAGGAGCTATCTGGCATGGATCAAGGGATACGAGCCTGAAATTAGCGAACCGGTGCGCGATAAGTGGATGAAGATCATGGAACTCTACCTCGACCTGACTGATTCGGAGGGCAGTATCCGGGAAGAGGAAAGCAACATCAGGATAGCGACGACAATTGCGAAGATGTACCACAGGAATGCACTGCCAGAGGATATGCTGCGAGCCATCAAAGTACGCCACCCGGACCTCAACGGCGGAAAAATGAAGATGCTTGAGCAGATCACCCACGAAAACTAA